A region of Trichoplusia ni isolate ovarian cell line Hi5 chromosome 23, tn1, whole genome shotgun sequence DNA encodes the following proteins:
- the LOC113504805 gene encoding transcription initiation factor TFIID subunit 7-like, with protein sequence MNRDKREPEYPTELESQFVMRLPEEPAKVLREVLKSGENLKNRLTIQIENDMRQGEVRFDHWLMHAKIVDLPAIIESLKTIDNKSFYKTADICQMMICKEEPDLPSTEEESPAKNKKKDPYKVDKKFLWPHGITPPTKNVRKRRFRKTLKKKYVEAPEIEKEVKRLLRADNEAVSVTWEVIKEEDDHPKQDSAPVNVKPEKKPKAERNPKRESVSVDVSNHESSNVVDIFGGAVSDSDLEDDNINVEMEDSRLSAYDSRLSDTNSMHGEGSSKREALPTQFGSHMFQSRQDLGPKSFPGHSRATTPAASGMSKSGGLSSEDDGDYQPRDMSKDNMTLRIEQLRAELEELKQRRQRTQHEIAGMENLALRQRFQDILHTLNQDIMYKEMEYQGLITLQNSEDI encoded by the coding sequence ATGAATCGAGATAAAAGAGAGCCGGAGTATCCGACGGAGCTGGAGTCCCAGTTCGTGATGCGTCTGCCCGAGGAGCCTGCTAAAGTGCTGAGAGAGGTTTTGAAGTCCGGAGAGAATTTGAAGAACCGCCTCACGATCCAGATTGAAAATGACATGAGACAGGGGGAAGTGCGGTTCGATCACTGGCTGATGCACGCCAAGATCGTAGACCTCCCCGCCATCATCGaatctttaaaaacaatcgACAATAAGAGCTTCTATAAAACAGCAGATATCTGCCAAATGATGATATGCAAAGAAGAACCTGACCTACCGTCAACAGAGGAAGAATCACCTGCTAAAAACAAGAAGAAGGACCCTTACAAAGTAGATAAAAAGTTCCTCTGGCCTCATGGTATCACACCACCTACTAAGAACGTGCGTAAACGAAGATTCAGAAAAACTCTGAAGAAGAAATATGTGGAAGCACCAGAGATAGAGAAAGAAGTGAAGAGACTGCTCAGGGCTGACAATGAAGCTGTCAGTGTCACCTGGGAAGTCATAAAAGAAGAGGATGATCACCCCAAACAAGACAGTGCCCCTGTCAATGTTAAGCCTGAGAAGAAGCCTAAAGCAGAACGTAATCCTAAGCGAGAGTCTGTGTCTGTTGATGTTTCTAACCATGAGTCCTCTAATGTTGTAGACATATTTGGTGGAGCCGTGAGTGACTCTGATCTTGAAGATGACAACATTAATGTGGAAATGGAAGACTCTCGTCTCTCAGCATATGACAGTCGCCTCTCAGACACTAATTCCATGCATGGAGAGGGTTCATCAAAGAGGGAGGCATTACCAACACAATTTGGATCACACATGTTCCAGTCCCGGCAGGATCTTGGGCCCAAGTCTTTCCCTGGTCATAGCAGAGCTACAACACCAGCAGCATCAGGGATGTCAAAAAGTGGGGGTCTCTCATCAGAGGATGATGGTGACTACCAACCTAGAGACATGTCTAAGGACAATATGACGTTAAGGATCGAGCAGTTGAGGGCTGAACTTGAGGAGTTGAAGCAGCGCAGGCAGAGGACACAGCATGAGATAGCAGGGATGGAGAACTTAGCTCTAAGACAGAGATTTCAGGATATCCTACACACTCTCAACCAGGACATCATGTACAAAGAGATGGAGTATCAGGGCCTTATCACACTTCAGAACTCAGAAGATATCTAG